GATGTATAAAAAATTACCAGGATGCGGATCGGCATGAAAAAATCGATCCAGATAGATTTGTTGCATCACCACCTGAACCGCTAAGGTTGCCAGTCGCTTTTTGCGGGGTTCGGGGAGATCAACCTGATTCAGCTTGATCCCTTCAATCCATTCCAACGTCAGAATGCGATCTGTTGTCCAATTCCAATACACTTTGGGAACAACGACTTGTCCAGGTTTCCAGAAACGGCTATTTCTTAGATTTTGACAGAGTTGTTCCGTATTGCGAGCTTCTCGATAAAAATCAAGTTCGCCCAAAAGACTGTATCGAAATTCTTCTGCTAAGCCAGGTAAGTCGTAAGCTTGTCCAAATTTATCTCGACTAAACCAGTTAGCAAGAGATTCTAGAACCTCCAAGTCCCGCTCGACAATTTCTCGAATACCAGGACGTTGAATTTTAATGGCAACAGTTTGACGATTTTTCAGAATCCCCCGATGCACCTGTGCCAGAGAACCAGCCGCGATCGCTACGGGTTCAATGGTGAGAAATTCAGATTGAAATGATTCTCCAAAGTCGTTTTGTAAAACTGGTTCTATTTCACTCCAGGGTAAAGCTGGAACATTGTTTTGCAGGGTTTCTAAGACTGAAATATATTCTGGACTTAGTAAATCTGGGCGAGTACTCAGCAACTGCCCGAGCTTAACAAAGGTCGGACCTAACTCAATGAGAATTTGCCTGAGAACGTGCGGCAGTGGTAAAGCGGGTTGTTCTGGTTGGGCATCTTTGATAATGCGACTGCGGAAGTAATTCCAGCCATTGCGTAAAATGACTTCAACAATTTCAGCTTGGCGTTGGCTAGCGGCGGCTGATTTGGCAGCAAGTAAAAACATGGAAAGTGCTTGATTAACTTCAGTTACCTGACTAACAAATACCACTGAAGAGAGAAACCAATATTCCCTCCTCAATGGTAAGTGTCAGTTTCAGCCGTTACCTTAGTAGTCAAAGTCACCGCCGCCTGCTCCGGCGCCTGCGGGGGTTTTCTCCTTTGGTTCTGGTTTATCAACAA
This portion of the Chroogloeocystis siderophila 5.2 s.c.1 genome encodes:
- a CDS encoding ABC1 kinase family protein; protein product: MVFVSQVTEVNQALSMFLLAAKSAAASQRQAEIVEVILRNGWNYFRSRIIKDAQPEQPALPLPHVLRQILIELGPTFVKLGQLLSTRPDLLSPEYISVLETLQNNVPALPWSEIEPVLQNDFGESFQSEFLTIEPVAIAAGSLAQVHRGILKNRQTVAIKIQRPGIREIVERDLEVLESLANWFSRDKFGQAYDLPGLAEEFRYSLLGELDFYREARNTEQLCQNLRNSRFWKPGQVVVPKVYWNWTTDRILTLEWIEGIKLNQVDLPEPRKKRLATLAVQVVMQQIYLDRFFHADPHPGNFLYIGDETQDRLALLDCGMVAMIDPRTQSILTDLLIGIVYERPKIVTQAIRELGFTRLEVDLRAIESAFDRLLRRFYTRPLTEINLAELLNEALKVPRENNIQMPGTIGLFVKTIANVEGIARQLDPLFPFVEVARPVVEQAIRLRLFGTELWQDAVQSSLYLSRLTTQFPQRFEVLLDRLERSELGINLGWRLEQEFLHTQQQGMNRLSLAILSMGSLVSGAILQQLLGHDPLSPPLIEIVSQGLLLSGIGLMSWVIIALLRPF